One Streptomyces sp. CG4 genomic window, GTGCGGAACCGGTCCATGACCCCGCTGTTGAAGTCCTGGCTGAACCCGGTACCGACACCCTGCGACAGCGTCATGCTCATCATCGCGATCATGCCGGGGATGACGTACTGCACGTACTGGCCCTGGCCGCCGCCCAGCGCCTGGCCGATCGAACCGCCGAAGACGTACACGAACAGCAGGGTGAAGACGACCGGCATGAACAGCGCGTCGAACATCGACTCCGGGTCCTGGCGGATCCAGAGCAGGTTGCGGCGGATGAGCGCGCCGGTGTGCCGCAGATGCCCGCGCAGCGGGATCCGGACGTCGACGTCGGTGAGTGGGGTCGTGGCGGCGCTCATACGGCGACCTCCTCGCGGGAGTCGGCGGGCGTGGGCTCCTGCGGAGCACCGGCGCGGTGGCCGGTGAGGGACAGGAACACCTCGTCCAGGCTGGGCAGTTCGGTGGTGATGGAGGAGATCGTGATGCCGCGCGCGGTGACCGCGCCGACCACGGCGGTCAGCTGCTCGTCGCTGAGGACCGGCACCAGCAGCGTCCCGGACTCGGGGTCCACGGTGGTGCTCGCGAGCCCGGTGATGCCCAGGTCGTCCAGCGTGGCGGCGAGCGGGCGCAGCTGCAGCGGATCGACGGGACGGACACGGAGCGTACGACCGCCGACGCGGGCCTTCAGCTCCTCGATCCCGCCGGTCGCGATGACCTTGCCGCGGTCCACGACGGTCAGCTCGGAGGCGAGCTGCTCGGCCTCCTCCATGTACTGGGTGGTCAGCAGCACGGTGACGCCGTCGCCGACCATCGCCTGCACCTCGTCCCAGACCTCGTTGCGGGTACGGGGGTCGAGGCCGGTCGTCGGCTCGTCCAGGTACAGCACGGCGGGCCGCCCGATCATCGACGCGGCGAGGTCCAGCCGCCGCCGCATGCCGCCGGAGTACGTGCTCGCGGGGCGCCGCGCCGCCTCCGTCAGCGAGAACCGCTCCAGCAGCTCGTCGGCGCGGGCGCGGGCGGCCTTGCGGGACAGGTCCAGCAGCCGCCCGATCATGTACAGGTTCTCCCAGCCGGGCAGCTTCTCGTCCACCGAGGCGTACTGTCCGGTCAGCCCGATCACCCGGCGCAGCTGCCGGGGCTGGCGTACGACGTCGTAGCCGGCCACGGTGGCCTGTCCGGCGTCCGGGGTGATCAGGGTGGACAGGATGCGTACGAGGGTGGTCTTGCCGGCGCCGTTCGGACCGAGCACACCCATCACGGTGCCCTCGCGTACCTCCAGGTCGACACCGTCCAGCGCCTTGGTCTCGCCGTAGTGCTTGACCAGTCCCCGTACGTGCACGGCGTGGCTTGCGCCGGCGGGGTTGTCGATGCGTGTCATGCCAGAGACGGTGCCAGGGTCTGCCGACAGCCCACCGACAAGCCACCGACAGCCCACCTACACCCCCGGTGGACCCGCGGCCCATGCCCACCCACCACCCGACTCGCTTGGCTGAATGGGTGCCCATTCGGCCGACCCGGACGGGTGGGCGGCTGGGCGAAACGGGGGGCTGGGAGCGGAGCCCCCAGGGACACCAGCCCCGACAAGGCGGCAGCCCGCCGACGGGGGAAGATCGGCGGGCTGCCCGGTGTTTCCGCAGTGGCTCAGTGGCAACGCCTAGTGGACGGAGTGCTCCTCCAGCGGGAACGCGCCGGCGACGACGTCCTGCGCGAACGACCTCGCCGCGTCGCCCATGACCTCACGCAGGTTCGCGTACTTCTTGACGAACTTCGGGACCCGGCCGGAGGTCAGCCCGAGCATGTCCGTCCAGACCAGGACCTGCGCGTCCGTCTCGGGACCGGCGCCGATACCGACCGTGGGGATGTGCAGCACCCGCGTCACCTCGGCCGCCAGCTCCGTCGGGACGAGTTCCAGCACGACCGCGAACGCGCCCGCGTCCTGCACGGCCTTCGCATCGCGCAGCAGCTGCTGCGCCGCCTCCTCGCCGCGCCCCTGGACCCGATAGCCCATCGCGTTGACGGACTGCGGGGTCAGCCCGATGTGGGCCATGACCGGGATGCCGGCCTCCACCAGCAGCCGGATCTGCTCGTGCGAGCGCTCGCCGCCCTCCAGCTTGACCGCCCCGACCCCGGCCTCCTTCACCAGCCGGGTCGCCGAGCGCAGCGCCTGCACCGGACCCTCCTGGTAGGAGCCGAAGGGGAGGTCGCCGACGATCAGGGCGCGCTGCGTGCCGCGCACCACGGCCGCCGACAGCATCGTCATCTCGTCGAGGGTGACGGGCACGGTCGTCTCGTACCCGAGGTGACAGTTGCCCGCCGAGTCGCCGACCAGGATCACGGGGATCCCGGACTCGTCGAAGACGGACGCGGTCATCGCGTCGTAGGCGGTGAGCATGGGCCACTTCTCGCCGCGTTCCTTGGCGAGGGTGATGTCGCGGACGGTGATGCGCCGGGTGCTCTTGCCTCCGTACAGCGCCTTGCTGCCGTCGGAGGATGTCGTCTGCGTGGTCTGCGCATTCCGGGCAGCCGAAAGCTGCGTCATGGCAACGGCTCCTTCAGTCATCTCGAGGCGCCCTGACGGCGTCCCCGGATCGCTTCCATGGTGGCACCTCGTGCCAGTCAGGAACAGGGGGACCCCCTGTGATCCCTGTCCATGGCCGGAAACCGAGCCATGTAAGGCCTTGGTAAAGAAATGAGATACGAGACCGTTCCGTATCGAAATGATCGTACGCTCGAACACATGACAAGTCCCGTCCCTGCCTCCCGAATACCGGAAGCGGTGCACCGGCGCCGGTGGGCGATCCTCGGCGTACTGATGCTGAGCCTGCTCATCGTGGTGCTCGACAACTCGATCCTGAACGTCGCCATCAAGACGATCTCGACCCCCGCGCCGACCGGCCTCGGCGCCTCCCAGGGCCAGATCGAGTGGGCGATCAACGCCTACACCCTCGTCTTCGCCGGCCTGCTGTTCACCGCCGGCCTCGTCGGCGACCGCCTCGGCCGCAAGAAGGTGCTGCTCGGCGGCATCGCCGTGTTCGGCATCGGCTCCGCCCTGGCCGCCGAGTCCGGCTCGCCCGGCCAGCTGATCGCCTACCGCGCGCTGATGGCCCTCGGTGCCGCCTTCGTGATGCCGGCCACCCTCGCCGTCCTGATGAACGTCTTCGAGCGCGAGGAGCAGCCGAAGGCCATCGGTATCTGGGCGGGCGGTGTCGGCCTCGCCATCGCCATCGGGCCGATCACCGGCGGCGCTCTCCTCGACCACTTCTGGTGGGGCTCGGTCTTCTTCGTCAACGTGCCGATCGTGATCGTCGCGCTGATCCTCATGACCTGGCTGGTGCCCGACTCCCGCGACCCGAAGCCGGGCCGCCTCGACCCCGTCGGCGTCGTCCTGTCCGTCGTCGGCCTCGTCCTGCTCGTCTACGGCATCATCAAGGGCGGCGAGCTGGCCGACTTCACCGACGCGAAGGTGCTGGCGACCATCATCGCCGGTCTCCTCGTCCTCGTCGGCTTCGTCGTCTTCGAGCGGCACAGCGACCACCCGTCGCTCGACGTCACCTACTTCAAGAACAAGGTCTTCTCGGCCGCCATGGGCGCCATCGCGCTGGTCTTCTTCGCGCTCATGGGCGTCACGTTCTTCGGTGTCTTCTACACCCAGAGCGTGCGCGGCTACTCGCCGCTGGAGTCCGGTGTGCTGATGCTGCCGCTCGCCCTCGCCCAGCTGATCTTCGCGCCGCGCGCCCGGCTGCTGGTCGACCGGTTCGGCAACAAGGCCACGACCACGGCGGGCCTGGTGCTGATCGCCGCGACGCTGGCCGCCTTCGCCGGCTTCGAGGCCGACACGCCGATCTGGATCCTGGAGGTCGTCTTCTTCCTCATGGGCACCGGCATGGCGCACATCATGACGCCGACCTCGGTCGTCATCATGCAGGCGCTGCCGCGTGAGAAGGCCGGCTCGGCCTCCGCGCTCAGCAACACCTTCCGCCAGGTCGGCGGCGCGCTCGGCATCGCCGTCCTCGGCTCGGTGCTCGCCACCTCGTACCGCAACGGCATCGAGGGCAAGCTCGGCGTGCTGCCGCCCGCCCTGCGCGACAAGGCCGCCGAGTCCATCGAGGCCACCCTCGGCATCGCAGGCAGGCTCGGCCCGCAGGGCAAGGCCCTGGTCACGCCCGCCGACGACGCGTTCCTGCACGCCATGCACGTCACCGCGCTGTGCGGAGTGGGCGTCGCGCTGATCGGCGCCGTGGTGACGGCCCTGTTCCTGCCGGGCAGGCCGCCGGCCGCTCAGCAGGGCGAGAAGGAGACGGAGTTGGTCGCGGCCGCGGAGTGACGCGAAACGCACGGGCTTTCACGGGGGAAGGAGGCGGCTGCGGGACAATACCGCAGCGCAGTGAGAGGACGGATCGACGTGAGCCTTGCCGAAAGCCGGCCGCGGCCGGACGGGCCCGCGCGGGGACGCCCCCGCAGCGAGGCCGTGGAACGGGCCATTCTGGAAGGCGTGATGAAGCTCCTGGAGGACGGCGTACCGCTCGCCGAACTCTCCATCGAGCGCGTCGCGCGCACGGCCGGCGTCGGCAAGGCCACCATCTACCGCCGCTGGAGCGGCAAGGAGGAACTGTTCCTCGACGTCGTACGCGCCGCCGAGCCCCCCGACCCCGAACTCCCCGGGACCTGCCTGCGCGACGACCTCGTCGTGCTGCTGGAGTCGCTGCGCCAACGCGGCCTCGCCACCCGCTCCTCGGCGATCCTGCACAACGTGTACGCGCAGATCAAGCACACCCCCCGGCTCTGGCGGGAGTACTACGACAGCGTCATAGCGCCCCGCCGCCGGCTCTCCATGGAGGTGTTGCGCCGGGCCCGGGACAGCGGCGAGCTGCGGGCGGACGTCGACCTGGAACTGGCCAACGACATGTTCGTCGGCCCCATGCTCGTCCGCAGCATCATGCGCCCCGACAGCGACCTGCCCGAGGACCTGGCGGAACAGATCGTCGACGCGGTCCTGGAAGGCCTACGGCCCGTCAGCTCGACAGCCTCGTAGCACCCATGTGCGCATTTCGTCACAGACCCTGCGCGTCCCGGGGGCAGCCGGAACTCGCCGCCCCGCCTCCTCGTCCTCGTCTTCCGTACGGCCGTCATGGGACGGCGGGACCGGAGCCGATCATCCCCTAGGGTCGGAAGAACACACGGGGGAACGACGGTGTGTACGGCAGGCAGTGAGGCAGACGGTATGGCGCAGCAGGCGTACGTGACGAAGACGGTGGGCGGCGGCTCGGGGCCCGAGCATCCAGGAACCCGGCTTCGGCGCCTGATGCACCGCCTCTTCTCCGGCTGGCGCGGCGATCCACGCATCTGGCGCCGCGGCATCGTCCTCGCGGTGCTGGCCCTGCTCCTCGCCCTGGTGATGCTGCTGCACTCGCACATCCCGAACAACGTGGGCAACCTCGGCAGCCTGACCGAGACGTTTCTGCCCTGGCTGGGCCTCGCCGTCCCGGTGCTGCTGCTCCTCGGCCTGATCCGGAAGTCGGCGACCGCGCTGATCGCCGTGCTGCTCCCGGCGATCGTGTGGCTGAACCTCTTCGGCGGTCTGCTCACCGACAAGTCGGGCTCGGGCGGCGACCTGATGGTGGCGACCCACAACGTCAACGCCGAGAACCCCGACCCCGCCGGGACCGCCCGCGACGTCGCCGCCTCCGGCGCCGAGATCCTGGCTCTGGAAGAGGTCCCCGGCACCGCCGTACCCGTCTACGAGCAGGCGCTCGCGTCGACGTACAAGCACCACGCGATGGTCGGCACGGTCGGCCTGTGGAGCAAGTACCCGATGACCGACGTCCGGGCCGTCGACATCAGGCTGGGCTGGGAGCGTGCGATGCGCGCCACCGTGACCACCCCCAAGGGCCCGATCGCGGTGTACGTCGCCCACATGCCCTCGGTCCGGGTGAAGGTGGAGGCCGGCTTCACCGCCCGGCAGCGCGACACGAGCGCCGACGCGCTCGGCGAGGCCATCGCCCACGAGCCGCTGCAGCGGGTCGTCCTGCTCGGCGATCTGAACGGCACAATGAACGACCGCTCGCTCAACGCGGTCACCTCGCAGATGCGCTCCACGCAGGGCGCGGCGGGCAGCGGGTTCGGGTTCAGCTGGCCGGCGTCGTTCCCGATGGCGCGGATCGACCAGATCATGGTCAGGGGAGTGGAGCCGGAGAGCTCCTGGACGCTGCCGCGCACGGGCAGCGATCACCTTCCGGTGGCCGCCCGTGTGAAGCTCGACACGTCCTCGTAACCGGTTGGAATACCGGGCCTGAGAGACTTTGTTCCGCTGCTGAACTTAGAACGCACGGAACTCCGCTCTCTGACTCGGAAAGGCACAGGCCCTTCATGCCCCTGGCCCTGCTCGCTCTGGCCGTCGGCGCTTTCGGAATAGGTACGACCGAGTTCGTGATGATGGGCCTGCTGCCCGACGTCGCGGACGACCTGCACATCTCCATCCCCACGGCGGGACACCTGGTCTCGGCGTACGCGCTGGGCGTGGTGATCGGCGCCCCGCTGCTCGCCGCGCTCACGGCTCGCATGTCCCGGCGCACGGTCCTGATCGCCCTGATGGGACTGTTCGTCGCGGGCAACGCCCTGTCGGCGTTCGCCCCCGGCTACGACTCCCTGCTCGGCGCCCGCTTCCTCAGCGGCCTGCCGCACGGCGCGTTCTTCGGCGTGGGCGCGGTCGTGGCGACGTCGCTGGTCCCCCCGGAGCGCAAGGCCCGCTCCGTCTCCCTGATGTTCCTCGGCCTGACCGTCGCCAACATCGCGGGCGTGCCGGTGGCGACGCTGATGGGCCAGCACCTGGGCTGGCGCTCGACCTTCCTGGCCGTGAGCGTGATCGGCCTGGCCGCGATCGCCTCGCTGGCCCTGCTGATCCCGGAGGACAAGGGGCATGCCGCCGCGTCGACGGGCCTGCGCGGCGAACTGGCGGCGCTGCGCTCCCTGCCGGTCTGGCTGGCGCTCGGTACGACGGTGGCGGGCTTCGGCGCGCTGTTCGCCGCGTACAGCTACGTGACCCCGATGCTGACGGACACGGCGGGCTACGCCGAGTCGAACGTGACGCTGCTCCTGGCCCTCTTCGGTGTGGGCGCGACGGCGGGCAACCTGCTGGGCGGCCGTCTGGCGGACCACTCCCTGCGCGGCACGCTGTTCGGCGGCCTGGCCGCACTGGCGGTGGTGCTGCTCCTGTTCCCGCTGCTCATGCGGGCGCAGTGGAGCGCGGCGCTGGCGGTGACCCTGCTGGGCATGGCGGCGTTCATCACGGGCTCGCCGCTGCAGCTGATGGTGATGGAGAAGGCGTCGGCGGCCCCGTCCCTGGCCTCCTCCGCCAACCAGGCCGCCTTCAACCTCGCGAACGCCGGCGGCGCCTGGATCGGCGGCCTGACCCTCGCGGCGGGCTTCGGTACGACGTCGCCCGCGCCGGCGGGAGCGGCGCTGGCGGTGCTGGGGCTGGGCGTGGCGGCGGTCGCGTATGCCGTCGACCGCCGCCATGCGACTCCCTCGGCGGGCCGGGTGATCACCTCGCATCTGCCGGAGGAGTCGGGGGCGCTGCACCACTGACCCAGGGGGCTCCGCCGGGGGTCCAGGGGGCTCCGCCCTCTGGACCCCCGTTCTGCCTCGGGCCCACCCGGCACGGCCAGTAGTGGTGGTCAGTAGTGGTACGCGCCGTGCAGCACGCGTGGGCCGTAACCGGCTGTCATCGCGGCCGGACGGAATCTGCGGCTGAAGTCCAGCGGGATGTCCAGGGCCAGGAACTTCTTTCCGTTGCCCGTCCGTGCGCGCAGGCGGATCCGGTGCTGTGCCACCGGGACCGTCTCGGGAAGCCGAAGGTTCCACGCCTGCTTCCAGGGCCCGGCGGGCAGCATCGGTTCACCCGTGAGCCTCGATCCCATGCGCGCCAGCAGATCGGGCAGCCGGTAGCTCCTGTCCAGTATCTTCACCGGACCGAACTTCATGATCACATTGCAGGTGACCCGGGTCAGGTCGACGGTTTCCTTGAGGTGTCCGTTCATCTCCCAGCGGACCTGGTGCCCGAGCCACGGCAATGCGGGGGTCAACGTGATATCGAGGATGTCCAGGACATAGGAGTCGTCGCTCGCGTCCTCCACCAGACGCATACTCACCTCACTCACCCCGCGGTGTCGCGGATACGAATGGTGCCGCCGTGGCACGTGCCCGACCCGGCGGCGAAGCGTCACTCAGGGCCCCGAACCATCCGGGCACGACAGCGGTCGCGCACAGGCGGTCGCCTCAGTCGCCCTTGTCCAGCAGGCGAGGAGGCCTGGGACGACCGCGGCGCCGAGCACGCCGCCGGAATGCCGCTCGCACCCTTGTCTCACCCGTTCGGGCGTGGAGGGAACGCCGGAAGGAAGCCGGCGGCCACGCCACCGGGACATGCGCCAACGGGAGGCGTTCGCACGGAAATCACCGGGCGGATCGGCCGGTGAGGGCCCGGACGGCCGCCCGGACGCCAGGCCGCGGCGCCTGGCGTCCGGCTCGGGCGGGGTGTCTGAGGCGCGAGGTTGTCGGACAATGGTCGGGACCGGAGCCCCGGCCCGATTGCGGCGGGCCGGGGCTCCACATCAACCAGGATCAGTCGTCCCAGTTGTCGTGGTCGCCGCGGTCGTCGCCGCGGTCGTCGCCGCGGTCCTCGTGGTCGTGGTGCCGGACCACGCGGAAGCTGGCCACCACTCCGTTTTCGACCTCGATGCCTTCGGTGGCGCGGGGGTGCACGCCGTTGCTTTCGCTGTGGGGCCCGACGGTGGCGATGGGGGCGCCGTTGTCGCAGACCGCCCCACGGAACACCTCGACGGTCGAGTGGCTGTCGTTGCGGATGTTCAGGGTGTTGGCGCCCAGGCCGCTGACGACGGTGATGCAGTCGCCCGGGTGGCTGGAGTAGGACCGCTCGTTGACCTGGATGCGGCCTTCGTGCCGGCGGTGGTGGTGCTCCTCACCCCCTTCGTTGCCCTTGCTCCAACCCTCGTCGCCCTTGCTCGTTTGTCCGGAGCCACCGTCCCGGGGTGCGGGCGCGCCGGCGGCGGCCGTCGGGGCTGCCTGGGGCTCCGGGGCGGAGGCGGCCGAGGCGTAGGTGATGCCAGTCGCGGCAAGCGCGGCGGCGGCTGACACGGATGCGGTCACCAACGTGGAACGGGCGAGCTTCATGTCGCTTCTCCTGTCTCGTGTATCGGAGAGGCCGGCCCGTCAGCCGGCTCGAGATCAAAGCTACGCACAGCTCGCATATCGGCAATACCGGAGATTTGGCGACATAGTGCCGATTGGGGCATTTTTCGCTCCGAGCGCCCCGCTCCTGAGGGGTCGACAGCGGATCAAGTGGCCATAAAAAAGGTAGGATTGACATACTATTAGGCCGTTAGGGCGATCTCCCGGCTCCTGCTCACCCGTCAGCCGCGCGTGTCGGTGCGGATGTGACGATTTGAGTCGTGTTAAAGGGCCCGGCCCGTCGGCGGGGATCACATCCGTCCAGCGGGGTCCCGGCCCCGCCCGGACTCCTCCGCCGCCGTGACGGACAGCGGGGCGGGCCACGCGCGCGCTCGATGCCGCGCCCCTCGCGTACACGCTGCCAACAGCCGTGGCTGCACCGCGAGTTACCGGGGCTGCAACGCAAAAAAAAGGGGGGGCGTGCGGTCCCCAGGACCCCACGCCCCCCAGCTCCTCAGCGGAGCTTCAGTGCGTCAGTTTGCGTCAGTGCTTCTTCGCCGCGTACGACTGCACATAACCGTCCGCGGGCGAGCCCACACCGGTCACGTCGTCGTAGCCCTTCGTCGCGGACAGGGAGCTGTCCTTGCCGAGGCTGCGGACCGAGTACAGCAGGCCGCCCTTGGCGTCCAGGCCGTTGGCGAAGTCCACGCGGGCCACCGCCAGGCCGGAGCCCGTCGGGTTGTCCGTGACGTCGTGGAAGACACCCTTCTTGCCGTACTTGGCGTAGATCGACGGGTTGGCGAAGCCGATCGCCTTGCCGCCGTTCGCCTCCTGGGCCAGCGCCTGGACCGCCGCGATCACCGGAGCGGCGAGCGAGGTGCCGCCGATGCGGTACTCGCTGTACTGCTGCGAGCCGTCCGGGAAGGTCTGGGTCTGGCCGACCAGGAAGCCGGTGTTCGGGTCGGCGATGGCCGCGATGTCCGGGACGACACGGTTGCCGGTGGCGCTGTTGGCCTTGGCGAGCGCGTCGGGAACCACGCCCTTCTGGTAGTACGGCTCGGCGACCGTCTTGCTGGTGCCGCCGCCCGCGCCCGAGGTGAAGGCGCCGGGGAAGCCCGTCCAGCTCTTGCCGTCGGCCGACAGGGTCGCCTTCTCGGTGCCCCAGCCGGTCTCCCACTGGTACGTGTCGCCCTTGCCGACGGCCAGCGACGTACCGCCGACCGCGGTCACCCATGCCGAGTTGGCCGGGGTGTCGACCTGCTTCACCTTGGTGTGGGCGACCTCGTCGCCGTTGTCACCGGAGGAGAAGTAGAAGCCGATGCCCTGCACCGCGCCCAGCTGGAAGACCTGGTCGTAGGCGGCCGCGAGGTCCGGGGTCTGGTTGGCCTCGACGTCGCCCCAGGAGTTGGAGACGATGTCGGCCAGGTGGTTGTCGACGACCTTGCTGAGCGAGCCGAGCAGGTCCTCGTCGTAGCAGGAGGCCGCACCGACATAGGTGATGTCGGCGTTGGGCGCGACGGCGTGCGCGGCCTCGACGTCGAGGGTCTCCTCGCCGTACCAGCCGGCCGCCTTGCACTCGGCGGTCTTGGTGTAGGCGGCCGGCAGCGACTGGTGCAGCTGGCCGGTCGTCCAGGCCTGGTCGCCGTTCTTCGCGGCGTACGTGCCGGCGTCGAAGGCGATGGTCGGGGAGGCGTAGGCGTCGGTGATGGCGATGCGGACGCCCTTGCCGGTGTACGTGCCGGCGCCGTAGGCGGCGCGCAGCTGCTTGCCGGTGTAGCCCTTGATCGCGTACGGGATCTTCTGGCCGTACGCGTCCGGCAGCGTGCTCGCGATCTTCGAACCGTAGTACGAGGATGACGGTCCGGCGTTCTTGAACACGGCGTCCGGCGGCGGCAGCGTGTCGTCGTGGCTCGCCATGTGCGGGGCGTTGTCCAGGCCGGTGACGGTCAGGACGGCGCCCTGGAGGGCGGCCGGGACGGAGGCCGGCTGCGCGGGGGCGCGGTAGATCGCCGAGCCCTTGGCGTAGTTGTGCAGCTGGGTGCCGAAGGCCTTCTCGGTGGTGGCCACGTCACCGGAGACGGCGACGTAGTGCTGGGTGACCTCGGTGACCTGCAGGCCGGACGACGTTAGCCAGGACTTGACGGCGGCCACCTGGGCCTTGGTGGCCCCGAAGCGGGCCTGCGTCTTCTTGGCGCTCAGGTACTTGCCGTACAGCGGCGAGCTGGGGTCGGACACGGCCTTGGCGTAGGCGGCGAGTCCGGCCGCGTCCTTTCCGGCGAAGTAGACCCGGGCGTTGACCTTGGCGCTGTTCGAGGTCGCGCCCTTGTCCGCCTTGGCCGTGGCCCAGAGAGGCTTGGTGCCCTTCAGTGCGTTACGAGCGGGGCTGTCCGCGGCGTGCGCCGCGGGTATGCCCAGCGCCAGCGCGCCGGCGACCATGGGCAGTGTCGCTGCCATGCTCATGGCGCGCAGTTTGGCGCGGTTGGATCTCATAGAACCCCCTGCGATGCGGTTCGCATGCATGTAGTGGTCGGTACGCCATGCGTTCCGCGCACCGGCCCGCGGCGGTTCGGCCGGTGATTGGATCACATGATGGGGGTCACTCTTTCGATGAACTGTTCATGCCAGGGGAATGAACAGGTCAAGACAAGCCCAAGTGGCCGTCAGGTGGGGAGATTTGGGGCTTTTATCCTTACAGCTGTGTAACGAATGGGGTTGTTCGCTGTTCAAGAACGCGGTTTCGCTCCCCGCGCCTTGAGCATCTGGGCCATCACCTGAAGCTCCGACTGCTGCGCGTCGACCATGCCCTGCGCAAGCCGCTTCTCCACGTCGACGGTGCACTTGGCCGCGCAGCCCTCGGCCATGTGGATGCCGCCCTTGTGATGGTCCGTCATCAGCTGCAGATACAGGACCTCGGCCTGCCTGCCGTTCAGCGACTGGAGCTTCTTCAGCTCCGTGTCGGTCGCCATGCCCGGCATCAGCGAGCCGTCCCCGCGCTCGGGCATGTCACCCATGCCCATCCAGCTCATCGGCGGCTCGGCCGACACCTTCGGCAGCTGCCACAGATCCAGCCAACCCAGCAGCATCCCGCGCTGGTTGGCCTGCGTCTGCGCGATGTCGTAGGCGAGGCGCCGCACTTCCTCGTTCTGCGTGTGGTCCCGGACGATGTACGACATCTCGACAGCCTGCTGATGGTGCACGGCCATGTCCCGGGCGAACCCGGCGTCGGCCGACTCCGCCCCCGGCACCGTCGGCTGCGAGGAAGCGCCGGAGTCCTCGGCCACCGCGTAGGTGATCGCGCCGGCCGCGACGAGCACCGCCGCCGCGGCCCCCGCGAGCCAGCCGATGTGCCGGCGCCGCACTACATCGCCCCGTTGGTGCAGGCGGCGCCCGGCTCCGGAGTCTGCGGGCCCTGGACGTAGGCGGCGAAGAACTTGTTCACCTCGGGATCGGTCGCGCTCTTGACCGTCACCTGGTGGCCCCACGCCGACAGGACCAGCGGCGCCGCCTGGTTCTCGTACGGGCTCATCAGCGAGTACGGCGTCTTCTTCACCTTCGCCGCGAGCGCGTCCACGTCGGCCTTGCTCGCCTTGTCGGTGTACGTCACCCAGACCGCGCCGTGCTCCAGCGAGTGCACCGCGTTCTCGTCCTGCAGCGCCTTGGTGTAGACGGTGCCGTTGCAGGTCGCCCAGATCTGGTTGTGGTTGCCGCCGACCGGCGGGTGCATCGGGTACGACACCTTGTTCGGCACATGGGTCCGCGCCAGCTTGCCGCTCCAGGCCTGCACACCGTCCTTGCCGGTGGTCCAGTGGCCGGAGTCGCCGGAGGAGCCGCCCTTGGTGTCGCTCGCGGTGTCCTTCTTGCCGGACTGGGAGTTCACGAGGACCACACCGCCGACGACGAGGCCGGCGACGATCACCACGCTCGCGCCGATGGTGAGTATGCGGCCGCGGCGCTCGCGCGCCCGCTCGGCGCGGCGCATCTCCTCTATGCGCGCCTTGCGCGCCGCGCTGCTGTTCTTGGCGGAACCCATGAGGTGTCCTTCTGGGGAAAGGGACGGCAACGGGAAGGGTGGAGCCCGCTGATCGTAGTAGGGGAGGGGACGGCTTCCGTAGGGAGGGCGGGGCAAAGGAACGGCCGAGGGATGCGCAAAGCGGATGAAGGCGGGCGACGGTGGATGAAGACAGGCGACGGTGGACGACGCCGGGATAATTTGAACCGCGGATGCGTATTACCTACGCTCGCGGTATGCGGCTCCTGCGCTCCACCGACCTGGCCCTGCGCGTCCTGATGCGACTGGCCGTGGCCGCCGACGCCACACCCACGACCCGCCAGGTCGCGGCGGACATGGACGTGCCCTA contains:
- a CDS encoding ATP-binding cassette domain-containing protein, with the protein product MTRIDNPAGASHAVHVRGLVKHYGETKALDGVDLEVREGTVMGVLGPNGAGKTTLVRILSTLITPDAGQATVAGYDVVRQPRQLRRVIGLTGQYASVDEKLPGWENLYMIGRLLDLSRKAARARADELLERFSLTEAARRPASTYSGGMRRRLDLAASMIGRPAVLYLDEPTTGLDPRTRNEVWDEVQAMVGDGVTVLLTTQYMEEAEQLASELTVVDRGKVIATGGIEELKARVGGRTLRVRPVDPLQLRPLAATLDDLGITGLASTTVDPESGTLLVPVLSDEQLTAVVGAVTARGITISSITTELPSLDEVFLSLTGHRAGAPQEPTPADSREEVAV
- the panB gene encoding 3-methyl-2-oxobutanoate hydroxymethyltransferase; the encoded protein is MTQLSAARNAQTTQTTSSDGSKALYGGKSTRRITVRDITLAKERGEKWPMLTAYDAMTASVFDESGIPVILVGDSAGNCHLGYETTVPVTLDEMTMLSAAVVRGTQRALIVGDLPFGSYQEGPVQALRSATRLVKEAGVGAVKLEGGERSHEQIRLLVEAGIPVMAHIGLTPQSVNAMGYRVQGRGEEAAQQLLRDAKAVQDAGAFAVVLELVPTELAAEVTRVLHIPTVGIGAGPETDAQVLVWTDMLGLTSGRVPKFVKKYANLREVMGDAARSFAQDVVAGAFPLEEHSVH
- a CDS encoding MFS transporter; the encoded protein is MTSPVPASRIPEAVHRRRWAILGVLMLSLLIVVLDNSILNVAIKTISTPAPTGLGASQGQIEWAINAYTLVFAGLLFTAGLVGDRLGRKKVLLGGIAVFGIGSALAAESGSPGQLIAYRALMALGAAFVMPATLAVLMNVFEREEQPKAIGIWAGGVGLAIAIGPITGGALLDHFWWGSVFFVNVPIVIVALILMTWLVPDSRDPKPGRLDPVGVVLSVVGLVLLVYGIIKGGELADFTDAKVLATIIAGLLVLVGFVVFERHSDHPSLDVTYFKNKVFSAAMGAIALVFFALMGVTFFGVFYTQSVRGYSPLESGVLMLPLALAQLIFAPRARLLVDRFGNKATTTAGLVLIAATLAAFAGFEADTPIWILEVVFFLMGTGMAHIMTPTSVVIMQALPREKAGSASALSNTFRQVGGALGIAVLGSVLATSYRNGIEGKLGVLPPALRDKAAESIEATLGIAGRLGPQGKALVTPADDAFLHAMHVTALCGVGVALIGAVVTALFLPGRPPAAQQGEKETELVAAAE
- a CDS encoding TetR/AcrR family transcriptional regulator, with amino-acid sequence MSLAESRPRPDGPARGRPRSEAVERAILEGVMKLLEDGVPLAELSIERVARTAGVGKATIYRRWSGKEELFLDVVRAAEPPDPELPGTCLRDDLVVLLESLRQRGLATRSSAILHNVYAQIKHTPRLWREYYDSVIAPRRRLSMEVLRRARDSGELRADVDLELANDMFVGPMLVRSIMRPDSDLPEDLAEQIVDAVLEGLRPVSSTAS
- a CDS encoding endonuclease/exonuclease/phosphatase family protein; the encoded protein is MAQQAYVTKTVGGGSGPEHPGTRLRRLMHRLFSGWRGDPRIWRRGIVLAVLALLLALVMLLHSHIPNNVGNLGSLTETFLPWLGLAVPVLLLLGLIRKSATALIAVLLPAIVWLNLFGGLLTDKSGSGGDLMVATHNVNAENPDPAGTARDVAASGAEILALEEVPGTAVPVYEQALASTYKHHAMVGTVGLWSKYPMTDVRAVDIRLGWERAMRATVTTPKGPIAVYVAHMPSVRVKVEAGFTARQRDTSADALGEAIAHEPLQRVVLLGDLNGTMNDRSLNAVTSQMRSTQGAAGSGFGFSWPASFPMARIDQIMVRGVEPESSWTLPRTGSDHLPVAARVKLDTSS
- a CDS encoding MFS transporter — its product is MPLALLALAVGAFGIGTTEFVMMGLLPDVADDLHISIPTAGHLVSAYALGVVIGAPLLAALTARMSRRTVLIALMGLFVAGNALSAFAPGYDSLLGARFLSGLPHGAFFGVGAVVATSLVPPERKARSVSLMFLGLTVANIAGVPVATLMGQHLGWRSTFLAVSVIGLAAIASLALLIPEDKGHAAASTGLRGELAALRSLPVWLALGTTVAGFGALFAAYSYVTPMLTDTAGYAESNVTLLLALFGVGATAGNLLGGRLADHSLRGTLFGGLAALAVVLLLFPLLMRAQWSAALAVTLLGMAAFITGSPLQLMVMEKASAAPSLASSANQAAFNLANAGGAWIGGLTLAAGFGTTSPAPAGAALAVLGLGVAAVAYAVDRRHATPSAGRVITSHLPEESGALHH